The following coding sequences lie in one Primulina huaijiensis isolate GDHJ02 chromosome 2, ASM1229523v2, whole genome shotgun sequence genomic window:
- the LOC140971219 gene encoding probable xyloglucan endotransglucosylase/hydrolase protein 32, with protein sequence MAPQFLLPLIFFSTLPFANAGNWPPSPGFSPSSRFRSMSFYRGYRNLWGPSHQSVDNNGVTIWLDKNSGSGFKSLKPFRSGYFGASIKLQPGYTAGVITAFYLSNNEAHPGYHDEVDIEFLGTTFGKPYTLQTNVYVRGSGDGRIIGREMKFHLWFDPTQDFHHYAILWSPKEIIFFVDDVPVRRYPRKSVATFPLRPMWVYGSIWDASSWATEDGKYKADYNYQPFVGKFTGFKSSGCTAFAPSWCRPVSASPFPSGGLTRQQSSAMQWVQSRYLMYDYCKDNKRDHSLTPECWN encoded by the exons ATGGCTCCACAGTTCCTCCTGCCCCTCATCTTTTTCTCCACTCTCCCTTTCGCCAATGCGGGTAATTGGCCGCCTTCTCCCGGCTTTTCCCCGAGTTCCAGGTTCAGGTCCATGAGTTTCTATAGAGGATACAGGAATTTATGGGGCCCCTCCCATCAAAGTGTGGACAACAATGGCGTCACTATTTGGCTAGACAAAAACTCAG GAAGTGGGTTCAAGTCATTGAAACCATTCCGATCGGGGTACTTCGGAGCCTCCATTAAGCTCCAGCCTGGTTACACTGCTGGAGTTATTACTGCTTTCTAT CTTTCCAACAATGAAGCTCATCCAGGGTATCACGATGAGGTGGATATCGAGTTTCTTGGGACAACCTTTGGAAAGCCTTACACATTGCAGACAAATGTGTACGTTAGAGGAAGTGGGGATGGGAGAATTATTGGAAGAGAGATGAAATTTCATTTATGGTTTGATCCCACACAAGATTTTCACCATTATGCCATATTATGGAGTCCTAAAGAGATCAT ATTCTTTGTGGACGATGTTCCAGTTAGAAGGTATCCAAGAAAAAGTGTCGCAACATTCCCCCTTAGACCAATGTGGGTATATGGATCCATATGGGACGCGTCGTCGTGGGCGACCGAGGACGGGAAATACAAGGCTGACTATAACTACCAACCTTTCGTCGGGAAGTTCACTGGTTTCAAGTCAAGTGGTTGCACCGCCTTCGCACCATCCTGGTGCCGCCCTGTGTCGGCCTCACCGTTCCCCTCCGGCGGCCTAACCCGCCAGCAGTCTAGCGCTATGCAATGGGTGCAAAGTCGGTATTTGATGTATGACTATTGCAAGGACAATAAAAGGGACCATTCCCTGACACCGGAGTGctggaattaa